CCATTGCTGAAGCGTCGCCCGCTGGCTCTTGCTGAGGTGAATCTCGGCTGCGACCCGCATCGTGCCCCTCTGGCCGTTCGCCGCGAGGGTAACGTGGATAGTCCAATAGTGCCCTTTATTTATGAATCATATCACTAGGGGGCGCCAGCGCTCCTCCGCAGCAGGGCCTCGTAGAAGGTGATGGCCTCCAGGTAGGCGTCTACGGCCAGCCGCTCGCTCACGCCATGCACCCGCGTGCGATCCGCCAGGCTTACCCGGAGGGGCATGAAGCGAAAGCTGTCATCGGCGATCCGGCCGTAGTGCTTGGTATCGGTGCCCCCGACCACGAGGGCCGGCGCCACGACGGCATCCGGCGCGATCTCTCCGATGGTTTCGCTCAGCACGGCGTAGGCCTCGGACCGCGTATCCGCAGTCGGCGAAGGCTCTCGGGCGCGAACGACTTCGAGTTCGATGTCGGGGCCAACGATCTTGCGCACCCGTTCGATCACTGCGCCGCTCGTATCTCCCGGAATGATCCGGAAGTTCACCAGCGCCCAGGCTTCTCGGGGCAGGATGTTCTCTTTCGTACCCGCACCTGCCATGGTCACCGCGGTGGTCGTGCGTATGAACGCATTTGCCGTCGGGTCACTCGAGAGCCGCGAACGCGTCATCCAGGAGAAGAGCGGATTGGTGAGGAAGAGGCGTGGCCAGAACGGAAGTTCCGGCCCGAGAGCGCCCAACATTTCCCCGAACACGCCGCCCGAGCGTTCCGGCATCGGGTTCTCGTCGAGCGCGATCACGGCACGCGCCAGCTTGCCGATGGAGCCACCCGGCGCTGGCATGCTCGAATGGCCTCCGGGCGAACGCGCGGTCATGCGTAGGGAGAGGTAGCCCTTCTCGGCGACCCCGATCAGGGCAATCGGCTTCGTCACGCCGAGCGCGCCATCCGCGGCAATGATCATGCCCTCGTCCAGACTGAACCACAGCCGAACTCCCCGCTCTTCCAGCAGAGCCGTGATCGCCGCCGCGCCATGATCGCCGCCGAGTTCCTCGTCATGGCCGAATGCCAGCAGCACGGTGCGGCGCGGTGCGAAACCTCCGGCCAGCAGGTTCTCGACAGCCTCGAGGGTGGCCAGCACGCCCACCTTGTCATCGAGGGCACCACGGCCCCAGACATGGCCGTCGACGATCACACCGCTGAACGGCGGCTGCTCCCAGCTTTCCTCCGTGCCCTCCGGGACGGGAACCACGTCCAGATGAGAAGTGAGGAGCAACGGCTGCAATGCCGGATCACTCCCCTGCCACGTGTACAGAAGGCTGTGCTCGGCAACGCGCTCGCGCAGGAGTTCTGTGTGAACGCGGGGAAACACCTGTTCGAGATAGGCATGCAGCGCAGCGAACGGGGCCGGATCGAATTGGGCCCGGTCCTGATGGGAAACGGTTCGAAAGCGCAGTGCCGCCGCGAAACGCTCTTCGGGCGAATCCGCACCGGCGGAGACACCCGCCAGCAAGATGCTTGTTACGACGGCGGCGACACCAAGCCGTCTCAACCGCCGATCCTCTTCTCGTAGCCAACCCATTCTTTTTCCCTCAGTCGGAACTTCTGGACCTTGCCGGTCGAAGTCTTCGGAAGCTCGATGAATTCGATCGCCTTGGGGCACTTGAAGTGGGCCAGGCGGTCGCGACAGTAGTCGATCAATTCCTGCTCGGTCAGGCTCTCGCCCGGCTTCAGGGAAACGAAGGCCTTCGGCACCTCGCCCCAACGTTCATGGGGCATCGCCACGATGGCGGCCTCCAGCACCGCCGGGTGGGTCACGACGACGTGCTCGACCTCGATTGTCGAGATGTTCTCGCCACCG
This genomic interval from bacterium contains the following:
- a CDS encoding M20/M25/M40 family metallo-hydrolase produces the protein MGWLREEDRRLRRLGVAAVVTSILLAGVSAGADSPEERFAAALRFRTVSHQDRAQFDPAPFAALHAYLEQVFPRVHTELLRERVAEHSLLYTWQGSDPALQPLLLTSHLDVVPVPEGTEESWEQPPFSGVIVDGHVWGRGALDDKVGVLATLEAVENLLAGGFAPRRTVLLAFGHDEELGGDHGAAAITALLEERGVRLWFSLDEGMIIAADGALGVTKPIALIGVAEKGYLSLRMTARSPGGHSSMPAPGGSIGKLARAVIALDENPMPERSGGVFGEMLGALGPELPFWPRLFLTNPLFSWMTRSRLSSDPTANAFIRTTTAVTMAGAGTKENILPREAWALVNFRIIPGDTSGAVIERVRKIVGPDIELEVVRAREPSPTADTRSEAYAVLSETIGEIAPDAVVAPALVVGGTDTKHYGRIADDSFRFMPLRVSLADRTRVHGVSERLAVDAYLEAITFYEALLRRSAGAP